From Coffea arabica cultivar ET-39 chromosome 2e, Coffea Arabica ET-39 HiFi, whole genome shotgun sequence, the proteins below share one genomic window:
- the LOC113729708 gene encoding AT-hook motif nuclear-localized protein 23-like: MAGLDLGSASRFVTQLHRPDLQLQRPVANSEDDSNRNQFSGENDDESHQAGLELVTSNTSSGDVVARRPRGRPAGSKNKPKPPVIITRESANTLRAHILEVSSGCDVFESVATYARKRQRGICILSGSGTVNNVSLRQPAAAGSVVTLHGRFEILSLSGSFLPPPAPPGATSLTIYLAGGQGQVVGGNVVGALIASGPVIVIASSFTNVAYERLPLDEDDHSLQMQPPVASQTSGGGGGSGGSGAGAGGSNNQFSDPSLGLPFFNLPINMPNSQLPMEGGGWTGNSTGRPQY; encoded by the coding sequence ATGGCTGGTTTAGACTTAGGCTCAGCTTCTCGCTTTGTTACTCAGCTTCACAGGCCTGATCTCCAGCTTCAAAGACCAGTGGCCAACTCCGAAGATGACAGCAATCGGAACCAATTTTCCGGCGAGAACGACGATGAATCTCACCAAGCTGGTCTAGAGCTGGTCACATCAAACACAAGCTCAGGCGATGTTGTGGCTCGGCGGCCAAGAGGCCGGCCAGCTGGCTCCAAAAACAAGCCTAAACCCCCGGTGATAATCACCCGAGAGAGCGCCAACACGCTCCGGGCACATATATTAGAGGTCAGCAGCGGCTGTGATGTGTTTGAATCAGTTGCAACATATGCTAGAAAAAGGCAAAGAGGTATTTGCATATTGAGTGGTAGTGGCACCGTCAACAATGTGAGCTTGAGGCAACCGGCTGCTGCGGGCTCAGTCGTGACGTTACATGGCCGGTTCGAGATTTTATCATTGTCGGGCTCCTTCCTTCCACCGCCAGCTCCACCGGGTGCCACCAGTTTGACCATATATTTGGCTGGTGGACAAGGTCAAGTTGTTGGAGGAAATGTTGTGGGAGCTTTGATTGCTTCTGGACCTGTGATTGTTATTGCTTCTTCTTTCACTAACGTAGCTTATGAAAGGCTGCCTTTGGATGAAGATGATCACTCACTTCAGATGCAGCCACCTGTGGCGTCTCAGACCTCCGGTGGTGGCGGTGGCAGTGGGGGTAGTGGTGCTGGTGCTGGTGGCTCAAATAATCAATTTTCTGATCCATCTTTAGGGCTTCCCTTTTTCAATCTGCCGATAAATATGCCTAATAGTCAGCTTCCAATGGAGGGTGGAGGATGGACAGGGAACTCGACGGGACGGCCACAGTATTAG